A DNA window from Daucus carota subsp. sativus chromosome 3, DH1 v3.0, whole genome shotgun sequence contains the following coding sequences:
- the LOC108211781 gene encoding uncharacterized protein LOC108211781: MDYSSHCHPHCHRHRHHHHCHHHHHHHHPLLPHCPIHCSQLSKLNPNIAHFLPFSPLNFCKDSNFKVSDGLQAANEDTQLILEGDGKGLEAEDEVEYAFVLTDEWKEFFAKSEAKRRLAKKQAKKKMGQ; encoded by the exons ATGGACTATAGCTCCCACTGCCACCCCCACTGCCACCGCCACCGCCACCACCACCATTGTCATCACCACCATCACCATCATCACCCCTTGTTGCCTCATTGCCCAATTCACTGCTCTCAATTGTCCAAACTGAACCCTAATATAGCCCATTTTCTCCCTTTTTCACCACTCAATTTCTgtaaagattcaaactttaaGGTCTCTGATGGTCTGCAAGCTGCAAATGAGGATACCCA GTTGATATTGGAAGGGGATGGGAAAGGGCTGGAAGCAGAAGACGAAGTAGAATATGCTTTTGTTCTAACTGatgaatggaaagagttcttCGCAAAATCTGAAGCTAAAAGGAGATTAG CAAAGAAGCAAGCGAAGAAGAAAATGGGACAATAG
- the LOC108211780 gene encoding chaperone protein dnaJ 20, chloroplastic: MHCSSISGNNVIVFHLSPKPYKFQPSGFISVNTLLQNPSFVVKSSSTKSCKSRTKACVSTIALDQSTDNFYELLGIPESGSLSDIKKAYKQLARKYHPDVSPPDRAEEYTQRFILVQEAYETLADPQTRALYDNDMTKGLQFSFSARRRVDYHETTDERKEWKNKWMSQLSELKHMRMKNNDTRESWGSRMRRQHSE, encoded by the exons atgcattgCAGTAGCATCTCTGGAAACAATGTTATTGTATTCCATCTTTCACCAAAACCCTACAAATTTCAGCCTTCTGGTTTCATTTCTGTCAATACCCTGCTCCAAAACCCGAGCTTTGTCGTAAAAAGTTCATCAACTAAATCATGCAAATCGAGAACGAAAGCCTGCGTTAGTACAATAGCACTGGATCAGAGTACAGATAATTTTTATGAACTGTTGGGTATACCAGAGAGTGGAAGTTTATCTGATATCAAGAAAGCTTACAAGCAGTTGGCCAGGAAATATCATCCTGATGTTTCTCCGCCAGATAGAGCAGAGGAGTATACGCAGAGATTTATTCTTGTTCAAGAGGCTTACGAGACTTTAGCTGATCCACAAACAAGAGCTTtatatgataatgatatgaCTAAGGGTCTACAGTTTTCATTCTCCGCAAGAAGAAGAGTTGATTATCATGAG ACAACAGATGAGAGAAAAGAATGGAAGAACAAATGGATGTCTCAACTATCAGAGCTGAAACATATGAGAATGAAGAATAATGATACAAGAGAGTCATGGGGATCTCGAATGCGTAGACAGCATAGTGAATAA
- the LOC108211306 gene encoding uncharacterized protein LOC108211306 isoform X2, producing the protein MGGDTTISPPLSSSDEESLLEQELQDYPFEPSASLRRDNLSLKGDDGSVRAEKGLMLKKFNDVGIQVSRDSLYFTAKQKQAHHAYIYSEVLWSYDELQCRTKSLEAAKLRILRYKPGTWTEKVGGMELRDYIVPKTATLLLVGPERSGKSSLVNRILRAFDDDKFSPERAQVSYNCNDGDGTYFLQENMVLRGSSSFCLYDTRSLSDNESENTDILNQWMTEGVRHGELVIRNSDGPELRNKLNCKSHQNLHCSSKTRTVNFVIFVVSGLSVLNCMDNGDEDDGYNKMIATMFKCPFLSFKDDKPVVVVTHGDLLSLSDRARVRVHLGELLGVHPKKQIFDIPEDCDPATDLTIIELLRYSLEHADRNLPNKARSIGKIHKVWQPISLIMVLILGIAIISALVHNAYVCNGHKLHAPHTNAPIGRNANNASKADSLGIKTVHTPEADAATGTGWTAENFSLVNPSDMDTKHGCRTKSSYLPQKEATASPSTNDVPTKDAPTGRNADNLPQAVDPSGMNIMLEHKRKSARLPPKETTIDVPAKDAPGRNADNSPQADNHAGMKRKLERRTKSSHSTQKGATVYSSKTVSSSLPEESAQEDWNRFRLWLDLD; encoded by the exons ATGGGCGGCGACACAACAATCTCCCCTCCTCTTTCTTCTTCAG ATGAAGAATCTTTGTTGGAACAAGAACTTCAAGACTACCCTTTTGAACCATCTGCTTCACTTAG AAGAGATAATTTAAGTTTGAAGGGAGATGATGGTTCGGTGAGGGCAGAAAAGGGTTTGATGCTCAAGAAATTTAATGATGTGGGTATTCAAGTGTCTAGGGATTCTTTGTACTTCACAGCTAAACAAAAGCAGGCACACCACGCTTACATATATAGTGAAGTTTTATGGAGTTATGATGAATTGCAGTGTCGAACTAAGAGTTTGGAGGCGGCCAAGTTAAGAATTTTGAG ATACAAACCTGGAACATGGACTGAGAAGGTGGGTGGTATGGAATTGAGGGATTACATTGTACCAAAGACGGCTACACTTTTACTGGTTGGCCCAGAAAGATCTGGAAAAAGCAGTCTTGTCAATAGAATTTTAAGGGCATTCGACGATGATAAGTTTTCCCCAGAAAGGGCTCAAGTATCAT ATAATTGTAATGATGGAGATGGAACATACTTCCTTCAGGAGAATATGGTCCTGAGAGGTTCATCTTCTTTTTGCTTATATGACACACGTAGTTTGTCTGATAATGAATCTGAAAATACAGACATTCTAAATCAATGGATGACTGAGGGTGTCCGTCATGGAGAACTTGTTATTAG GAATTCTGATGGTCCTGAATTGAGAAACAAATTGAATTGTAAATCTCATCAGAATCTGCATTGCTCCAGTAAGACCAGGACGGTTAATTTTGTCATATTTGTTGTTAGTGGCCTTTCTGTTCTGAATTGCATGGACAATGGCGATGAAGATGATGGGTACAACAAGATGATTGCCACAATGTTCAAGTGTCCATTCTTGTCCTTTAAAg ATGATAAACCTGTTGTTGTGGTCACACATGGTGATCTACTTTCATTATCTGATCGTGCACGTGTTCGTGTACATTTGGGAGAACTGCTGGGTGTACATCCAAAGAAACAAATATTCGACATCCCAG AAGATTGTGACCCAGCAACTGATTTGACAATTATTGAACTTTTACGCTATTCCCTCGAGCATGCTGATAGGAATCTTCCCAACAAAGCCCGGTCTATTGGCAAG ATTCACAAGGTATGGCAACCAATATCTTTAATTATGGTGCTTATTCTGGGCATTGCAATAATTTCAGCCCTTGTCCATAATGCTTATGTCTGTAATGGTCACAAGCTCCATGCCCCCCACACAAATGCTCCTATCGGCAGAAACGCCAATAATGCCTCTAAAGCAGATAGTCTTGGTATTAAAACAGTGCATACTCCCGAGGCAGATGCTGCTACTGGTACTGGTTGGACTGCAGAAAATTTCTCCCTGGTGAATCCATCTGATATGGACACAAAGCATGGGTGCAGAACAAAATCATCATACCTGCCTCAAAAAGAAGCTACAGCATCTCCAAGCACAAATGACGTCCCTACTAAAGATGCTCCTACTGGTAGAAATGCAGATAATCTCCCGCAAGCAGTTGATCCTTCTGGTATGAACATAATGCTCGAGCACAAAAGAAAATCAGCGCGCTTGCCACCAAAAGAAACTACAATAGACGTCCCTGCAAAAGACGCTCCTGGTAGAAATGCAGATAACTCTCCTCAAGCGGATAATCATGCTGGTATGAAAAGAAAGCTTGAACGCAGAACAAAATCATCACACTCAACTCAGAAAGGAGCAACAGTATATTCCAGCAAAACAGTATCGTCGAGCTTACCTGAAGAATCCGCTCAAGAGGATTGGAATAGATTTAGACTGTGGTTAGATTTAGACTAG
- the LOC108213734 gene encoding uncharacterized protein LOC108213734 gives MSRCFPFPPPGYDKKIPFADEKWLEKVKREKKHKKEKRDKKDKDKKDSKEKKRDKKEKRDKKEKRRKHKKDKERSETELREKDSTEKLTDNEKHREKELKNTSVENDKNDTVGPKYNSFENLESKCMQRDDTSEFKFLLDSGKKRTRDNIKVSPLVQKINLAGRSDLEVPGTVLKDKRDSDRKVYGESKEFVARPHNNCSLPSNIGGNERQLARVPGLEDRYSEEQKENGMHKNVYGDKDGNMDPNREKIIKSKGETGGDKANVKVPDIELLKTKENSWNAACFDNGKPSPLSKADNETSHLGKRKACEMNDVLLHDKESQPCKLTRFCPPSNHVSEGERNSDPCTTPTQPIANFGEKVQNHKVNVKFSCNESNLEATQANLQLVSEKQENRDSYELNNNILSSHPVLQNDGVALNMCYASNQFASERLQTSNGHYIDGKISLDPVVKNGKVVDEAVTHLSSGGYVMIDDHKVKHNDLKIDRLEEGKTPNVSSTRPSSKKVKKNRDISAKPPHPDSKYLSEILNIPGVEWPDMDNQEWLFGGDNQQSNKSKSGAPQVAESEHVWSKALRIESADITALPYVIPY, from the exons ATGTCACGTTGCTTTCCCTTTCCTCCCCCAGGATACGATAAGAAGATCCCTTTTGCTGACGAGAAGTGGCTAGAAAAG GTGAAGCGGGAGAAAAAGCATAAGAAGGAAAAGAGAGATAAGAAAGATAAGGATAAGAAGGATAGCAAagagaagaaaagggataagaAAGAGAAGAGAGATAAGAAAGAGAAACGAAGGAAACATAAAAAAGACAAGGAGAGAAGTGAAACTGAGCTGAGAGAAAAGGACTCAACCGAGAAACTCACAGACAACGAGAAGCACAGAGAAAAAGAACTGAAAAACACATCAGTTGAGAATGACAAGAATGATACTGTTGGCCCAAAATATAACAGTTTCGAGAATCTTGAATCTAAGTGCATGCAAAGAGATGATACTAGTGAATTCAAATTTTTGCTGGACTCAGGAAAAAAGAGAACCAGAGATAATATCAAGGTGAGCCCTTTGGTTCAGAAAATTAATCTTGCTGGTAGAAGTGATCTTGAGGTACCAGGGACTGTGCTCAAGGATAAAAGAGACAGTGACAGAAAAGTCTATGGGGAGAGTAAAGAATTTGTTGCAAGGCCTCATAATAATTGTTCTCTTCCGAGTAATATTGGAGGCAATGAGAGACAACTTGCACGGGTCCCTGGATTGGAGGACAGGTATTCGGAAGAGCAGAAAGAAAACGGTATGCATAAGAATGTCTATGGTGACAAAGATGGGAACATGGATCCAAATCGAGagaaaataatcaaatcaaagggtGAAACTGGGGGAGATAAGGCAAATGTGAAGGTACCAGATATAGAGCTgttaaaaacaaaagaaaacagcTGGAATGCTGCATGTTTTGATAATGGTAAGCCGTCACCTCTTTCAAAGGCAGACAACGAAACTTCTCATCTTGGAAAAAGAAAGGCTTGTGAAATGAATGATGTTCTTCTACATG ATAAAGAAAGTCAGCCTTGTAAATTGACGAGATTTTGCCCTCCATCCAATCATGTTTCAGAAGGAGAAAGAAATTCAGATCCTTGCACAACTCCCACCCAACCTATTGCTAATTTTGGTGAAAAAGTGCAAAACCATAAGGTTAATGTAAAGTTTTCATGCAATGAATCCAATTTGGAGGCAACCCAAGCTAATCTCCAGCTCGTCTCTGAGAAGCAAGAGAATCGTGATAGctatgaattaaataataatattctatCGTCTCATCCGGTTCTACAAAATGACGGGGTGGCATTAAACATGTGTTATGCTAGCAATCAGTTTGCTTCTGAGCGGCTACAAACAAGCAACGGACATTATATAGATGGCAAGATCTCACTGGATCCGGTGGTGAAAAATGGAAAAGTAGTTGATGAGGCTGTTACCCATTTGTCTAGTGGAGGCTATGTGATGATTGATGATCACAAAGTGAAACACAATGATCTCAAGATCGATAGGTTGGAAGAGGGTAAAACACCAAATGTTTCTTCAACTAGGCCATCTTCCAAAAAAGTCAAAAAGAACAGAGATATTTCTGCTAAACCTCCGCACCCTGATTCCAAGTATCTAAGCGAGATACTAAACATTCCTGGTGTTGAGTGGCCAGACATGGATAATCAAGAATGGCTTTTTGGTGGCGACAATCAACAGTCAAATAAGTCAAAGTCTGGCGCTCCTCAGGTTGCCGAGTCAGAACATGTGTGGTCAAAAGCTCTGCGGATAGAATCTGCTGATATAACTGCTCTACCTTATGTCATTCCTTACTAG
- the LOC108211306 gene encoding uncharacterized protein LOC108211306 isoform X1, translating to MGGDTTISPPLSSSDEESLLEQELQDYPFEPSASLRRDNLSLKGDDGSVRAEKGLMLKKFNDVGIQVSRDSLYFTAKQKQAHHAYIYSEVLWSYDELQCRTKSLEAAKLRILRYKPGTWTEKVGGMELRDYIVPKTATLLLVGPERSGKSSLVNRILRAFDDDKFSPERAQVSYNCNDGDGTYFLQENMVLRGSSSFCLYDTRSLSDNESENTDILNQWMTEGVRHGELVIRNSDGPELRNKLNCKSHQNLHCSSKTRTVNFVIFVVSGLSVLNCMDNGDEDDGYNKMIATMFKCPFLSFKDDKPVVVVTHGDLLSLSDRARVRVHLGELLGVHPKKQIFDIPVAEDCDPATDLTIIELLRYSLEHADRNLPNKARSIGKIHKVWQPISLIMVLILGIAIISALVHNAYVCNGHKLHAPHTNAPIGRNANNASKADSLGIKTVHTPEADAATGTGWTAENFSLVNPSDMDTKHGCRTKSSYLPQKEATASPSTNDVPTKDAPTGRNADNLPQAVDPSGMNIMLEHKRKSARLPPKETTIDVPAKDAPGRNADNSPQADNHAGMKRKLERRTKSSHSTQKGATVYSSKTVSSSLPEESAQEDWNRFRLWLDLD from the exons ATGGGCGGCGACACAACAATCTCCCCTCCTCTTTCTTCTTCAG ATGAAGAATCTTTGTTGGAACAAGAACTTCAAGACTACCCTTTTGAACCATCTGCTTCACTTAG AAGAGATAATTTAAGTTTGAAGGGAGATGATGGTTCGGTGAGGGCAGAAAAGGGTTTGATGCTCAAGAAATTTAATGATGTGGGTATTCAAGTGTCTAGGGATTCTTTGTACTTCACAGCTAAACAAAAGCAGGCACACCACGCTTACATATATAGTGAAGTTTTATGGAGTTATGATGAATTGCAGTGTCGAACTAAGAGTTTGGAGGCGGCCAAGTTAAGAATTTTGAG ATACAAACCTGGAACATGGACTGAGAAGGTGGGTGGTATGGAATTGAGGGATTACATTGTACCAAAGACGGCTACACTTTTACTGGTTGGCCCAGAAAGATCTGGAAAAAGCAGTCTTGTCAATAGAATTTTAAGGGCATTCGACGATGATAAGTTTTCCCCAGAAAGGGCTCAAGTATCAT ATAATTGTAATGATGGAGATGGAACATACTTCCTTCAGGAGAATATGGTCCTGAGAGGTTCATCTTCTTTTTGCTTATATGACACACGTAGTTTGTCTGATAATGAATCTGAAAATACAGACATTCTAAATCAATGGATGACTGAGGGTGTCCGTCATGGAGAACTTGTTATTAG GAATTCTGATGGTCCTGAATTGAGAAACAAATTGAATTGTAAATCTCATCAGAATCTGCATTGCTCCAGTAAGACCAGGACGGTTAATTTTGTCATATTTGTTGTTAGTGGCCTTTCTGTTCTGAATTGCATGGACAATGGCGATGAAGATGATGGGTACAACAAGATGATTGCCACAATGTTCAAGTGTCCATTCTTGTCCTTTAAAg ATGATAAACCTGTTGTTGTGGTCACACATGGTGATCTACTTTCATTATCTGATCGTGCACGTGTTCGTGTACATTTGGGAGAACTGCTGGGTGTACATCCAAAGAAACAAATATTCGACATCCCAG TTGCAGAAGATTGTGACCCAGCAACTGATTTGACAATTATTGAACTTTTACGCTATTCCCTCGAGCATGCTGATAGGAATCTTCCCAACAAAGCCCGGTCTATTGGCAAG ATTCACAAGGTATGGCAACCAATATCTTTAATTATGGTGCTTATTCTGGGCATTGCAATAATTTCAGCCCTTGTCCATAATGCTTATGTCTGTAATGGTCACAAGCTCCATGCCCCCCACACAAATGCTCCTATCGGCAGAAACGCCAATAATGCCTCTAAAGCAGATAGTCTTGGTATTAAAACAGTGCATACTCCCGAGGCAGATGCTGCTACTGGTACTGGTTGGACTGCAGAAAATTTCTCCCTGGTGAATCCATCTGATATGGACACAAAGCATGGGTGCAGAACAAAATCATCATACCTGCCTCAAAAAGAAGCTACAGCATCTCCAAGCACAAATGACGTCCCTACTAAAGATGCTCCTACTGGTAGAAATGCAGATAATCTCCCGCAAGCAGTTGATCCTTCTGGTATGAACATAATGCTCGAGCACAAAAGAAAATCAGCGCGCTTGCCACCAAAAGAAACTACAATAGACGTCCCTGCAAAAGACGCTCCTGGTAGAAATGCAGATAACTCTCCTCAAGCGGATAATCATGCTGGTATGAAAAGAAAGCTTGAACGCAGAACAAAATCATCACACTCAACTCAGAAAGGAGCAACAGTATATTCCAGCAAAACAGTATCGTCGAGCTTACCTGAAGAATCCGCTCAAGAGGATTGGAATAGATTTAGACTGTGGTTAGATTTAGACTAG